The window aaaccaGAAATCGTGTTTTTGTGGAAAGAAATTGTAGATTTGAATTTCAGGGCATAGCGCGTGAGCCCTACCTTTGCGGTCGTGCAGGTAAATGTGCACGGGCTGGCTCTCCCCGAAGGCGCAGAAGGCCACCATGTTCTCGAGCGGGTGGAAGGAAACGCTGCACAGGGCCGAGCTGTAACAAAGCTCCGAGTACACGGCCACCTGGTCGCCGGTTTCCGCGTTCCAAACGTACGCCATTCCGTCCTCGCTGCCGGAGAAGATAAAGCTGCCGCAAGGCGTGAAGGTGCCGGAGATCCTCTCCCGCCTGTTGGTGGCTCCCGTGTACTTTTTCATTGTCAtactgaaacaaacaaatattacgGTTATGATTCGAGAGacgagcagagggagctgtatGCAAACCGAGAGTACAACAATTTCAACAACATGCAATGATAATGTGACAGTGTTCATATTTTTCAACAGGTAAACTGGAGTGACTTATTTGAatatattctctttttttaattctccaTTTAGACAAGTGCTGTAATacttgtattatatatatatatatatatttttttttttttttttaaattaattaattaatttatttattaattttttttttttttttttttggaatctCCAAGACCAATATAGGGTGCCCTAATGAACCTTAAGGATGAACTGCAGTCTGCAGTCTTACATTCTCAGATCCAAGGTCCTGAGGACGTTGTCTTTGGCATGAATGAGGAGGCAGCGGCCGTTTGGATGGACCTGCAGCATGTTGATGGGGACCCCCTTGAGGTCCGCTTCGGTGTGAATCTGGAAGGTGACAACATGAAGCGTTTGATGCAAacctttatcctcactaaacTGAAGTTAGGGCTGGGTGAGTGattcatggatttttttttttaaccaggtaCTGTAGTTCAAAAACCATCACCGCTAGCATGCATTGCtaacactaacaacatggctagGTAAGTACCTTCTCCACACACCAGTGACGCCAAGGCTGCTGCTCGCCATCTCTTACTGAGGTCTTCCACATGATGACACTTCCCGTGTTGTCTGCCGAGAACATCCTGTGTCCTGACATTTTGCAAAAATCAACATCATTCAGGGTCCAAGCCAAACGTGGTCCAATAGaccatttcatcatgtttgtaAACAACGGGCTCCAGGGAATTGATGGACTCCTGCTGACTGGTACTGAaacgatgaaaaaaaaaataattgcttcTTTTTCcaatttcctaaaaaaaattaatccatCAGAATTTGTGGTTAAGAAGGATTAACCAAGTGGATATGTTATAAATAGTACAGAAAAGACTGTGGCATAGGAGCTATTTTTAAAGAGACGCCTCCGTCATCGGGTttgtggaagacattttctcacaggtatgtataaaatgtttttttttgtctttgagtAATTGTGCAAAACCTAACGGCTCGCCTGCTAGTACACGACAGCGCACCATCCATTTCAGCTTCAAAAGAGCACATGTAATTATGATGATCATGTTAACTACTCTATGTCCAGCACATCaaatttttaatcaacttacctgttgaaatTTAAATCACGGCCGGCGTTTTGTCTCCCTTTCAAGCAATTTACCTTGCGTAACATCATCTTTTCGACTCGCACTTCCATAATTTAAACTATGGCGATACAGTAGAGGAGAAGGGGAAAATCATCACTCAAGCCATTCATTTGCTGTCTTTTTTCAATGACATAGAAGGGGTTGTTTTCTCGTGGCGCCATTGGCGAAAGCTAAGGCTTATGCCACCCGGACGTAAGTGTGACATTCTGAAATGTCCTGTACCTTCCGCGTCAAAACAAATGGTGTTGATGAAACCGCCGTGGGACTCGAACTCGCGCACGAGCAGGCCGTTGATGTCATCGACATCCAGCCGCCACGTTCGGACCACGCAGTCGTAGCCGCCGCTGACCACCAGGTGCTGTGCCGCCGGGTGGTACTGGGCAGAGTACACGAATGACGGGTGCGGCAGAACCTTCCGTGCGGTTGGGAGGAAGTGCTCCACATCCCACTCCCTGAAAAACAGGTCAAAGTGCAAAGGTGTATTATTGGGTCAAGTCTAAAGTTTGATTTCATAGTGGCCTTCCCTCTTATACTGTAGCCATTGTTTGAATTAGTTGTCAGCTGTGTTGtccttttgaaaaataaataaaaacagacctCCTCACCTCACATAACATTTTCTCAAATAGCGGTTCTCACTCTAATAAATGCCATGCTTCAATTAATTGCCATTATACATAGTGGTTGGGGGCGTTGCCCAtttgaacatgaaaacaaaGAGAGCAGAAGTTCCTCAAATGGTGGCTGTCCCTCCAATAGATAAAGACACAGACTCAGATAACATTTCCTGAAATGCCTTAGAGGTGGGGACGAGCTTTTATTGGGTGGGCTAGTAACTGTTTTAAGTATTGTTCACACAAGTTAAGGTTACGAATCGCACCTGACGGTTCCGTCGGAGGAGACGGACAAAAGACGTCTGTCGTCAGCGGACCAGCACAGTTCGTAGACAATTTTAAGATGGCCGCTGAAGGCAGCCAAAGGTTTCCCAGAGGGAATCTCAAACACTGCAACGCAAATGATCTTTATATTAGTGACGATTTGTGTTAACAGAAGGGAGGTTAAACTGAGAGATGCCACTCACCTACAACAGGGAACAAATCTCTGTCAGCACACGCGGCGGCGAGAAGTGTCCCGGCGTGAGAGAAGAGCACCGTCAAGCAGCCCATTTGACCTCCACGGAACGCCAGCATGGGCTTGTTGGGAATCCGACACacctttaaaatgaattttgaaGTTATCTTCATTCAAAAActgtgcttttctttaaaaaaaaaaaaaaagggacatttttaaTGGACTCCAAACCTTTGATTGGTAGTGTATGAAATGATCTATGAATCACCGAGTCAAAAACATTAAATGGCATTTTTTACTATTAATAttagtgttttgggatcattatAATCCCAGTTTTGGGATTATATTTGGGATttaaaactattaatataggcaatttaaaaaaaaaaaaaaaaaaaaaaaacttttatttttatttgctcctttcacaaatgtttgctaTTCGCAACAGGTATTGTTCCCAAAGCACCACAAAGTGTGAGGGTCCACTGCATTATTGACACCCACCTGGCCGGGAAGTCTGCTCCACTTCAACGCCGGAGGAGACTTCTCTTCCCCATGTGGCGTCGAGGTCCTCTTGGTGGCGCCGTCCTGCAGCTCGCTGTAGGAGGTGCTGCCTCGCTCCTCCTGCAGCGCCATCATGGAACGCATGCTCGGGTCCACctgcatttatttcaaaacaataaCCACGTTGTGTGTTTATGTCTTCAATTTTGATTCATTTCTGACACACATACTTAAACTGAATTGTACATAGGAATGCATGATCATCTATGATCATAACGTATAGTTAAAGGGgatgtttatttaaattgtttgcCGTCTAATTGAgggatgtgtttatttttttcataagtGGACGACaagctatttttttcttcttacgtACGTGCTGAGGTAGCTTGATGCCTTTCACGGTAACGTAGAGGGTGGATGCGTATTTGACGCGCGAGTAATGCCGCCACCACTCCACCACCTCGATGGTGTGAGGCTGCCTCTTGGCCCAAGTGGGCGGGCAGTAGAGCTGTAGGCGGATTTTGCTTCCGGTGTTCAGTACGCCATTGGCACCGACTGGCTgaaagtataaaataaaataaaataaaataaaataaaataaaataaaataaaataaaataaaataaaataaaataaaataaaataaaataaaataaaataaaataaaataaaataaaataaaataaaataaaataaaataaaataaaataaaataaaataaaataaaataaaataaaataaagaaggcaatctgtattttattttcacaattaaaagcagggtgggcaaacgtttgtgctcaaggaccacattttatttttaaaacagattcTCAATTGTAAATgaggtatataaaaaaaaaaaaaaaagtaaaataaataataaatataataacacACTTGGTTAGGCACACACTCTGGAGAGCCAGCTATTTGTATACAactaattcaaaataaattttccaTGACGGGTCCCCTTTAAATAGCAAAAAGCAAATACCTTCAGGAAGGCCCATGCAATCTTTCTGAATCCTCGTTCATGTTTCTCAACATCAACGTTGGCTTTGGCTTCCTCCATAGTTAGAAAGTCCAAGATCtttgaaggaaggaaggcaaCCACTTAatgacacattaaaaaaaggctCTGAAGTTTTACGAATGGGagtcttctgtgtgtgtgtgtgtgtgtgtgtgtcacctcAAAGAAGAGGACCACTCGGGGGCTTTCGGGGTCCCGCCCGACAAAGTGTGCGAAGGGCTCGTTGAAGATGATCTGTTCCTTCCACTCGGGTACGACCGACTTGTTCTTCTTGAAGTCAAACGGCTGCGTCATGATGGGCAGGATGTGGTCCACGCCGTCTTGCTCGTAAAACGACGACACGGGACGATGGCTGAAGTGCAAGCATACAAGTGTTGTATTTTATCAGCGTTAAAGTTCTTGCAAAGTGAAAATATGTCCTGtatatttgacacaccacagacaaATGATGTAAACAACCCCGCCAATATGTgtatgaaaaatcaagccattctctccgctctcaaatgctgtgggcgtgtaCTCTGAATGTGTGAAACCACACCCCGCTGAAAATAGATGCTACTTCATCAAGcaactttcttatgcctacacatgcCGACATGCTTGAGACATGAAAATATAACCGCTTAAtccctccggtggctggaatacatCCCACCGTGAGAGGCGCTAGGCATCAGCGAGCACGTGAGCTAAAAAGGCTTCCAGGGATCCTCTTGGCCAGAGGAAAGGCAGCAGGCAGGTCCGGGACTTTAAATAACGACACTgcgctgttctgtaaattgtagCGCAcaaggaagatgcattttcggtatgtcggcatagctagctagctcgctCACTGCACGCCGAAGTGGGAGAAAAGGGCCGAGCAAGCGTGTCAATGGGCGCTGTTTTAGCCAAGtccaaaaaatgtgataaactgaaatggtgaaaaacagtttaatgctacATCTCTGCAATTCAGTATTAcctagttctcagtctttgcacattttcagtaaTCATCTTCAAGCGTGtaatgcatttagaaacaaatctagGATTTCACGTCACGGGGTCATTGATATAAAATGCGTCTgtaaagtattcacagcacttgtttcacattttgtcatttacaCACTGATTCTAATATGGATGCAACTCTTCTCAAAATACTACACACAACACACCCcataaaaaaactaacattttaaacaattactTGGACATAACgtaagtattcacagcctttgccatGTAGCTCAATGCTGAGCCTAGCTGGGTACATCCTGATCCCAATGGCCATCCTTGAGATGTTTCTTCATCTTAATTGGAGACCACCTGTGGTACATTCAGTTGActggacatgatttggaaatgcACTCACCTGTCTAAAGAaggtttgattttgaatgaatCTGCAAAAACCTGGCCTGAGCATACTGCAGATCTGAAGAATGGCTGTTCACCAACGCCGCCCGTCCAAATTGATGGAGCTTGAGAGATgttgcaaagaggaatggccaAATGTAGGTGTGCCAACTGTGTGGCAACATATTCAAAAAGGCTGGAATTGTTACCAAAGTGCATTCAAAAAGTATTGAGTAAAAGCCGTGACTACTTCCACACATACTATTtcttatttttgacatttttaatagagctgcaaaaacagccaagtaacattttccatgttgTCTTTGTGGGGGTGTTGGGTGTAAaattttgaagggaaaaaaatttatgtattccattttgaaaaaaggctgtaaaatgtggaaaacgtgaagcaggcactgtgaatactttccagatgcactgtaTATCTGAACTAAACGTTTCACCTGTCTTGCTTCTTGAAGTACTGTCCCGTGACGTCATCCACCACGTGGACCTTCACCATCGGATGCGAGATGCGCAGGTCCGTCTTGAGGCCGTCCGTTCGATGCACGTACACCCCCAGCACCAGGCCGTCGTTTTCATCGGAGACGACGGGCTTCTTCTGCACCGCACTGATGCTTCCGTCCTCCAGTGCTGAAAACATCGGTCGAAATTACGGCATCGGTGGCCAAAACATTACGTAGACGACCTGGTGAGATACAAAAGGTCTGTCTTTACGAAAAGATAACTCGGGTGGTAGATGCAGTAATGAATGTATCCCACTGTAATGGGATTCTCTCTATATGAGTAGACAATGATGACGGGTTGCATGGTGGGTCATTTCCTCCAAAATTCAATATTGTAAATACTgcataatataaaacaaaggaacaaacaaatcaaaatgtaaaaatgaaattctgacatttcatattttgtaaTTGTACTCAAGctatttaataattttgtgATCAATTATTTCAGCGCTGATGGGTGTATTTAATTACATTGTTAATGACTGAATGTTAtatgcattttcatttattggTATCTATTTGAATAAGATTTGcaaatatttaatggaatatttatttattttatgacatttgtatttttgggggtttttttgtaCCGTTGGTCCTCATTTGGTTCATggggaagctggagcctattccggGTGACTTGGAACCAGAGATGGGGGGTTGTACCCTGGACCTTTCGCCAGGTATTCACAGGGCGCATATAGAAAAAGaagcattcacgctcacattcacacccatggtcAACCGCGAATCTTCAATAAAGCTGGAAAACACGCAAACAAACTCCATagaggaaggctggagcccaaATTCAAACCCCGAACGCTCTACAATATAAAACGTATTATTTACTTGACtttttcttcttattcttcTTCCTGTCTTTGGAGTCATTTTCGACATCACTGTGCGGGTCATGATACCTGATGTAAAGAAgctcaatcaataaataaatcaaaatgaaatatccccaaaaatatgaaatctTAAAATAGCAATGTAAATCAAAATAAGGCAAGAAAAACTCACCCAACGTCCGATTCGGTGGtggcagatttcagcttcttctttttcttcttcccaacGTCCTCACGTACTAGTGTCTCTTCGTCTTGTGGCACCATCTGCTGCTGGTACTCCCGCAGCAGCTCGTCATCATCCTTGTCGTCGTCTCCCTTGGCGTCATCTTTCCGTTTTCCCTTCTTACTCCTGCGTCTCGCTTCCTTGGGTAAGCCATCCGCTTCCGAACCAGCGGCTTCGTCGGGCAGAGGCCGGCCGGGAAGCTCCCTCTTACTCTTCCGCTTGACTTTTGATGGCTGAGTGTCCTCTTGGCTTACGCCGTTGTTGACTTTTGTGGCAGTTTCCAGATGATGCGTAGTGTCGTCATCGGACTCCCCGTCCTTCTTGAGACGGAGGGTCTTAAGAGTCGGAATCTGAAGAGAAGGAAAATCATTTGTCCAACATTTTCTGGAAGAATACTATTAATAGAAGCAATTACAAACAGTTTTAAGGGGGCACCTGTTACTCACAGATTTTCAATATTCGTGTCAGGGCTTGATCTCCAACCCCCGTATACCAGTATACCAAATGTCTTCACTCATtatcaaagttgttgttttgtcataTTAGGgaggttaacttctttttacaattgtatGACAGCTACTGGAGGTCGACCAGCAAGTTTGCATTCTATAACATGCAAACTAGGTTGTATTATGAGGCAACAGCAGTCAAATCCAACAGAATAATGATTTACCACAATGCTCTCTTTGCTTTCTTGGTTTTTCTTCTTGGACTTTTTCTTATTTGGCTTATCAAACGTCTCGTCCAATCCGTCCTGGGTGTTTGTCCAGGTACTCTCACCTGTAATGTAATTGGAGCAAGTGGACAACATCAACAGTGTAATGCAGACTAAATGACTCCACGTACAAATAGACTGGCTGACACGTTATCAGGTTACAGAAAATTCTAGCATGCTAATATGCATTCAAATCTCTAAGGAGTGTGTACAGCACCTTGTTGAATGTACGCCTCCAAGAATCTGGCCAGTTTAAACCAGCGTATTTCAAACCTTAGTGTAAAAAAGTATTCCCGAGACCAACTAACAATATAAACAGTATCCAAAGGGGGAACCCCAACCATAGTCCACACATGTAGACGTAGCTTTGAGTGCTGAACCGTAGCTGTAAACACTCATAAAAacgattttatatatatacagagagagagagagagagagagagagagagagagagagaaggtgtgacgtcatggtgaaatgtatatatatatatatatatatatgtatagctACGCTGCTATTACACTTGGAAATAAATATGGGAAATTTGGGGGTGCCCCCAAAAATCCAAACTTACCTACATGCATCACCAAAGTCTGTCATTTAGCTAGCTACGTTAGCGTGCTAACGGTAGCTTAGCAAATAAAAGCCGGGAGCTACGTCATACGTAGGGTCAAAAGCTTGCCCTTTTTGACGCTCAAACGACCTCCTGGTGAACTCTGGCCCTGCTGACGTCAAAAGACGGTCAAAAATACACTGAACGCTAAGCTCACCACAACAAAACGCGTTGGGAAGGTAACTAACTGGGTGAGTCTTGCGTTTAGTCTAATGAATCACTGTATTTACAACACCGTGCACCGTCAACAAACTACAACTTAGGAAATGGGTGTTTTAAAGGACACATGTGATTTCGGCCGGCTCCGAGGCTGTTCCGCTTATCCCATCCGCACACACCTCCACGCAGCTTCGTATCTGTTTTATCGGCGTAACTTTCGGGTACTTTCCTCCAACTCCGTGTGATTTATTCGGCCAAAAGTAGCGCGACAACATTAAAAACACTCCAGCGTTGACATGGCTGCGGGAGAGACGCgttccttttcttcttcgtcttctgcTTCCGCATCCTCGTCATCTTCTTTGTGCTACTGCCCCCAGCAGGACAGAAATGGGACTAGACGTCTACCGTCATTCgaaacctttttatttatttattttattttgtatttgtgagaAGGAAATATGACAGAAAAAGCTGTTAAAACTGTTGATTTATGTTCTTCATTCAATGGTTGTATTTAAAATCCCCCTGGCTCCTCTTTTGTACAATTTTATGTATTATCGACGAtactgtctgtttttgtttgtctgtaaattgaatatgttcaataaagatttttttttgtttgatagcAAGAAtttagtgttaaaaaaatacaaatcgcTTCTCTCATGCTCGCCTTTTTCTCTGTGCCACTGTCCCCAGCAGGACAGAAATGCAACTACAAGTCCACCAACACAAGCTAACAAGCTATTATCATtatatatgattattattatcggCGCTGTCAAagatttattcatttaacaattgaCTCAACATAG of the Phycodurus eques isolate BA_2022a chromosome 14, UOR_Pequ_1.1, whole genome shotgun sequence genome contains:
- the ahi1 gene encoding jouberin isoform X3; its protein translation is MNQMRTNALEDGSISAVQKKPVVSDENDGLVLGVYVHRTDGLKTDLRISHPMVKVHVVDDVTGQYFKKQDSHRPVSSFYEQDGVDHILPIMTQPFDFKKNKSVVPEWKEQIIFNEPFAHFVGRDPESPRVVLFFEILDFLTMEEAKANVDVEKHERGFRKIAWAFLKPVGANGVLNTGSKIRLQLYCPPTWAKRQPHTIEVVEWWRHYSRVKYASTLYVTVKGIKLPQHVDPSMRSMMALQEERGSTSYSELQDGATKRTSTPHGEEKSPPALKWSRLPGQVCRIPNKPMLAFRGGQMGCLTVLFSHAGTLLAAACADRDLFPVVVFEIPSGKPLAAFSGHLKIVYELCWSADDRRLLSVSSDGTVREWDVEHFLPTARKVLPHPSFVYSAQYHPAAQHLVVSGGYDCVVRTWRLDVDDINGLLVREFESHGGFINTICFDAEGHRMFSADNTGSVIMWKTSVRDGEQQPWRHWCVEKIHTEADLKGVPINMLQVHPNGRCLLIHAKDNVLRTLDLRIMTMKKYTGATNRRERISGTFTPCGSFIFSGSEDGMAYVWNAETGDQVAVYSELCYSSALCSVSFHPLENMVAFCAFGESQPVHIYLHDRKVSQLDGRRTKELRSASNTPDQLHSTPVSASMDQLSQTTRLALKMQRVKAQMDSVLEPHRRSSSFEPGRSLFSDISTIRSNASLPPLLGGFSPVGPHRKGTLQTSLPSYNPPADSSQHVVVSLYDYKANRSDELTLRRGDAIRVLYKDNDNWWFGSLADGQQGYFLVAYVADRRDSSEEAAAAAVETAAEAAVERATPARISTAITPSGELRFLSEPTLSDTEPELTEARLKKKQKVKSLPPPPLPASSQATLSDPDVGTESGRPARRPLPKRPTGRPGVAVRLHP
- the ahi1 gene encoding jouberin isoform X1 — encoded protein: MTDFGDACESTWTNTQDGLDETFDKPNKKKSKKKNQESKESIVIPTLKTLRLKKDGESDDDTTHHLETATKVNNGVSQEDTQPSKVKRKSKRELPGRPLPDEAAGSEADGLPKEARRRSKKGKRKDDAKGDDDKDDDELLREYQQQMVPQDEETLVREDVGKKKKKKLKSATTESDVGYHDPHSDVENDSKDRKKNKKKKSTLEDGSISAVQKKPVVSDENDGLVLGVYVHRTDGLKTDLRISHPMVKVHVVDDVTGQYFKKQDSHRPVSSFYEQDGVDHILPIMTQPFDFKKNKSVVPEWKEQIIFNEPFAHFVGRDPESPRVVLFFEILDFLTMEEAKANVDVEKHERGFRKIAWAFLKPVGANGVLNTGSKIRLQLYCPPTWAKRQPHTIEVVEWWRHYSRVKYASTLYVTVKGIKLPQHVDPSMRSMMALQEERGSTSYSELQDGATKRTSTPHGEEKSPPALKWSRLPGQVCRIPNKPMLAFRGGQMGCLTVLFSHAGTLLAAACADRDLFPVVVFEIPSGKPLAAFSGHLKIVYELCWSADDRRLLSVSSDGTVREWDVEHFLPTARKVLPHPSFVYSAQYHPAAQHLVVSGGYDCVVRTWRLDVDDINGLLVREFESHGGFINTICFDAEGHRMFSADNTGSVIMWKTSVRDGEQQPWRHWCVEKIHTEADLKGVPINMLQVHPNGRCLLIHAKDNVLRTLDLRIMTMKKYTGATNRRERISGTFTPCGSFIFSGSEDGMAYVWNAETGDQVAVYSELCYSSALCSVSFHPLENMVAFCAFGESQPVHIYLHDRKVSQLDGRRTKELRSASNTPDQLHSTPVSASMDQLSQTTRLALKMQRVKAQMDSVLEPHRRSSSFEPGRSLFSDISTIRSNASLPPLLGGFSPVGPHRKGTLQTSLPSYNPPADSSQHVVVSLYDYKANRSDELTLRRGDAIRVLYKDNDNWWFGSLADGQQGYFLVAYVADRRDSSEEAAAAAVETAAEAAVERATPARISTAITPSGELRFLSEPTLSDTEPELTEARLKKKQKVKSLPPPPLPASSQATLSDPDVGTESGRPARRPLPKRPTGRPGVAVRLHP
- the ahi1 gene encoding jouberin isoform X4 — its product is MFSALEDGSISAVQKKPVVSDENDGLVLGVYVHRTDGLKTDLRISHPMVKVHVVDDVTGQYFKKQDSHRPVSSFYEQDGVDHILPIMTQPFDFKKNKSVVPEWKEQIIFNEPFAHFVGRDPESPRVVLFFEILDFLTMEEAKANVDVEKHERGFRKIAWAFLKPVGANGVLNTGSKIRLQLYCPPTWAKRQPHTIEVVEWWRHYSRVKYASTLYVTVKGIKLPQHVDPSMRSMMALQEERGSTSYSELQDGATKRTSTPHGEEKSPPALKWSRLPGQVCRIPNKPMLAFRGGQMGCLTVLFSHAGTLLAAACADRDLFPVVVFEIPSGKPLAAFSGHLKIVYELCWSADDRRLLSVSSDGTVREWDVEHFLPTARKVLPHPSFVYSAQYHPAAQHLVVSGGYDCVVRTWRLDVDDINGLLVREFESHGGFINTICFDAEGHRMFSADNTGSVIMWKTSVRDGEQQPWRHWCVEKIHTEADLKGVPINMLQVHPNGRCLLIHAKDNVLRTLDLRIMTMKKYTGATNRRERISGTFTPCGSFIFSGSEDGMAYVWNAETGDQVAVYSELCYSSALCSVSFHPLENMVAFCAFGESQPVHIYLHDRKVSQLDGRRTKELRSASNTPDQLHSTPVSASMDQLSQTTRLALKMQRVKAQMDSVLEPHRRSSSFEPGRSLFSDISTIRSNASLPPLLGGFSPVGPHRKGTLQTSLPSYNPPADSSQHVVVSLYDYKANRSDELTLRRGDAIRVLYKDNDNWWFGSLADGQQGYFLVAYVADRRDSSEEAAAAAVETAAEAAVERATPARISTAITPSGELRFLSEPTLSDTEPELTEARLKKKQKVKSLPPPPLPASSQATLSDPDVGTESGRPARRPLPKRPTGRPGVAVRLHP
- the ahi1 gene encoding jouberin isoform X2, whose translation is MHVGESTWTNTQDGLDETFDKPNKKKSKKKNQESKESIVIPTLKTLRLKKDGESDDDTTHHLETATKVNNGVSQEDTQPSKVKRKSKRELPGRPLPDEAAGSEADGLPKEARRRSKKGKRKDDAKGDDDKDDDELLREYQQQMVPQDEETLVREDVGKKKKKKLKSATTESDVGYHDPHSDVENDSKDRKKNKKKKSTLEDGSISAVQKKPVVSDENDGLVLGVYVHRTDGLKTDLRISHPMVKVHVVDDVTGQYFKKQDSHRPVSSFYEQDGVDHILPIMTQPFDFKKNKSVVPEWKEQIIFNEPFAHFVGRDPESPRVVLFFEILDFLTMEEAKANVDVEKHERGFRKIAWAFLKPVGANGVLNTGSKIRLQLYCPPTWAKRQPHTIEVVEWWRHYSRVKYASTLYVTVKGIKLPQHVDPSMRSMMALQEERGSTSYSELQDGATKRTSTPHGEEKSPPALKWSRLPGQVCRIPNKPMLAFRGGQMGCLTVLFSHAGTLLAAACADRDLFPVVVFEIPSGKPLAAFSGHLKIVYELCWSADDRRLLSVSSDGTVREWDVEHFLPTARKVLPHPSFVYSAQYHPAAQHLVVSGGYDCVVRTWRLDVDDINGLLVREFESHGGFINTICFDAEGHRMFSADNTGSVIMWKTSVRDGEQQPWRHWCVEKIHTEADLKGVPINMLQVHPNGRCLLIHAKDNVLRTLDLRIMTMKKYTGATNRRERISGTFTPCGSFIFSGSEDGMAYVWNAETGDQVAVYSELCYSSALCSVSFHPLENMVAFCAFGESQPVHIYLHDRKVSQLDGRRTKELRSASNTPDQLHSTPVSASMDQLSQTTRLALKMQRVKAQMDSVLEPHRRSSSFEPGRSLFSDISTIRSNASLPPLLGGFSPVGPHRKGTLQTSLPSYNPPADSSQHVVVSLYDYKANRSDELTLRRGDAIRVLYKDNDNWWFGSLADGQQGYFLVAYVADRRDSSEEAAAAAVETAAEAAVERATPARISTAITPSGELRFLSEPTLSDTEPELTEARLKKKQKVKSLPPPPLPASSQATLSDPDVGTESGRPARRPLPKRPTGRPGVAVRLHP